GAACaattttatcttctttaggcaTGCATTTTGTGCACAAGGAGTTATAAATTGGTTTATTGTCGTGTATACCACTATGACCTTTTCCACATTGCTTGCCTAGAACACCGGTAAAACAATGTGgaatacaaattttttgaGCTATTTTTTCACGAACATCACAATTATTACCAATGTCACACGTTTCCTTCTCCTTAATAATTTTTATGGAGTCAGGAACATAGCTCTGTGTCATATCTGTTCCATTCTGAGTGGCCATTGTACTAGATGTGGCCTTATGATATGCATCCATCTGTTCCGCTTTCCTAGAACTCACTTTTTTAGTTATTGTGCTCGCATTATTGGTAGAAAGGGACATTGTACAAGTTGAATCATCCTTACAGGTATTTTGTTCAGTcagttttatatttgcagAGTGATTTATGCATTCATAATCGGAACAATATACAACTTTACTCTTCATGGATGAGGCGAGAGATTTAAGCATATCTGAGCccattctttggaatgGTTCAGGAAATTCACAGCTAGAAACCAAATCTAAGTCTAGCTCAGATGATCCACTACCAGAGCcacttttatttttctttAGATATAGATTTCTGTACGATTTGTCTATGATGGATCTATTATCTCGGTCATTTGGTATATCGTTTAATCCGTTACTGAAATGGACCCTGTTGATTATTTTTGACTTCTCCACATGATTACTATCCTTTTGTTCTGAAACCAATATCCTGCTTGGTTCTTCATAGTTTTTGTCTGTACGGGATTTATTATTGGTAGACTTTTCATTAGAGCAATAACCATTGTTCGCAACACGAAGACGTTTACGCTCAGAAGCCCCTGATGAATATGATTGATTAGCACCCATATTAACTTTGATTCATACCAATAAATAGAAAATATCCTAGATTATTTCAATTAGCATCGCCGCAACAATTATCAAATATATAGCTCCATTTAATGGtttaaaaacaaaatataagGAATCCAGGGTGAAATACCAAAAATGGCATACACATGCGTTGTGATTTTTTTGGTATAGAGACTTTGTTCTTGTTTTTGTCCGATCTACGTTAGAATACGGCGCAGCAAATCATGTAAATAACTTTTATATCCTATATTTCAGGTATTGTTGCCCGTTTGTAGCTTAAATTTTGTAAGCGTCTCATGTGATCTTTACAATTCCGGAGGTATTTATACCATTTAATATCTTTATAACCAATTAAAACAGCTTTAAATGTCAAACAAccatactacattattGATCCATACATCTGACTTAAATTAATATTTGATTTCAACCTAGAAATCTGAGTAAATTTACATCTCAGCAAAGGGGAACGAGACGCTAGTCATACAGACAGCAGTTTTGGCATCTAATTGGCCAAAAGACCATAGATAAAGCAGATGTGTGCTACATTTGATAGTCTATCTTTGTTTCTTGTCATCGAATAGCCAGATTGAGAAACAGATAGAAACGCTCAGGGGCATAGCCCCGAGGTGTGGATCCTGTCGCGACCACTACGCCATAATTTACTCGTTAAATACTGTATAACCTAAAAGTGTGATGCATTAGGCATGATATGTGCCGTGTTCCCAGATTCTCTATAAATTGGGCCTATTTAGCCATTATTGGAAAATTTAGTTCGATAAAATctaaaagtttgttttatgCCTAGCAAGGCTACAACGTGGATGAACACAGTTTCAAATTAGTGCTATAGTTTATGGAGTAAACGTTGATGTTGATTGTACGATgtagttttaaattttataGAGTTATTATTTTTATCTAATTACATTTTTGGGATGGTCAAGCGGGAGGTCAAGGTTAACGATACTCCTGACGAGTCATCCCCGTCCGGAGACCCTGTAGTTGAAGAATCCTTGATATTATTGGATTTTCCAGAGTTTCATTCGACTTGTCTCTTTAATGATTCCAGCTTCGAGCCAGCTTTGGAGGAGAATAGTTTCGGAACTCTACATAAAATTACAAACTGTAGTTTCAACAAGATAGATATAGGCGGAATCGACACAAAAACCCCAATGTGTATATTAAATGATCACATACCATTCTCTGGTACTCACATGAAGAATGGATTAACGTACGTCTTGATCGACAAGGACTCACTGCAACTCTCTGAGGACGAAACAAAGATCGACTCTGGTTCAACAGAAGAAAAGAGCGTGTGGTATACTCGTAATTGTGTAGAATTTACGGCGAAACTCTAGTTTTTCGACCTAGATGACCGCTACCAGCTCCGGAACTAGATTCGAGATGGGTAAACAGTAACTTTCTTGGTGGATACAATCGCAATTTAAATCGATAAAGGTATATCTACGACGAGGTGGTGCTTTAATCGCAGAGGTATGaacaatatttttggatgGGCAGCCAATCGTTACACACATGGTAGACTCTGACCATACAAATCAAATGATAAGGCTTTATTGTGCCATTCCAGAGCTGCCGATGCCATTGCCACCAAATATCTTGTGGCTTTGACAACCTAGTGGCCTAATGGCCAAGCGTATTCTTTTTGCCCAAAAATTCGAGACTCGATAGACACATTGTCATAGATTAGGCCTataaattttatagaaTTGACCTGTATATCTAAAAATGTATCTGTTCGTCCTTTGATCCTTGACTCCCCCATCAGCATAGTGTAGTAGAGGAAATTCCCTTTCCCGGTGATTTATTTGTTGATCTGTGCTAATACACGATTTTTTGTAGCTTATGTACACTCTTGATTATCATGGACCATAAAGTTTTCTTCTTAAATCCCCTTGTTCAGTTCAACGATGCCGTCGCAGCATAAAAAGAAATACATTCACGAAGGGTGGATACATAAATGGACTAACTTTATTGGCAGCTGGAGGCCCAGATATTTTATGCTGGAACCGGATTATTTAATGTATTCGGTAGAAAAGGGTGGTATCATCAAGGAGTCGTTTTTACTATCAAACTGTGAGATTCGTCTGTGCCCAGATGACCCAGTTCGATTTGATATAGAAGTTATTGGTACCGGTCTCTTATGCCTTCGCACCGACACTAGTGCTGAGAAACATAAATGGTATGCGTCGCTTAAGAAGGCAAAGAGCCTTTCGCATCCATCGTACCAAAAGCTCGTTTCTACATCTAATATATACTCATTAAAGAGGCTCATTGGAAGGTCACAAGCACCTGTTCCAAAAGAAGCTACCTCTGAACCACTCTCTCGTTCGGCATCGATTGGTGATAAGAAACCAGAATCGAAACAAAGTGAAACTGGACCTTTGAAAATTGAGAGCGTTAAACAACGCCTTCTCTCAGAAAGTTCCATCGTTGAAGGTAACTTTGAAGCCAAAGATACTGACGAATCTATTGATTTTTCGgatttatttataaagacTAGCGTAGGACGCGAACCTAAAACACCTTTATCTTGTATTGTGGATAATACCACATCATTTGATGATATTTCTAGTAAGGTTCTCGGTGAATTGGAACTTATCTCATCCCGTGAATCTGTTAAACACATCAACACTTTCCGTGTTTTGATCAAAGAATATTGTTCATCAATCAAACAGCTATATTTGGAGGAAATGAGGAGTAGGGATGATCTTGAGCAGTCTATGCTTCTAATGTCTGAGCAGCAGACAGTATCGGATGAAAAAGATGGCTCTGATCCAGCATTAGAACTTAGCAGTAGTATTGAAAATAATTTTTCGTTAAAGGCTGATGAAGCTGCTTCTGTACGTTCGGATTCATTTAATCAGGCATCTTCTACCGACGAGTTTTATGAATGCGAAGATGTTCGCCCATCTACAAAACGTTCGGATACTACGTCTTCATCGGATTCAGTTTCTAGCCTACCAAAGGTTGAGGAGAAGCCTGTTGAAAAACCAAAGGAGGAACCAAAACCCCCAGTGACAGTTGTTCCAATAAAGCGTCGTACAAAACTTCCACACCCTAGGACTGAGTTAAAGGTTAGTATATGGTCTATTTTGAAGGATCTTATCGGTAAGGATCTTTCTAGAATTAGTATGCCAATTATTCTAAATGAACCAACATCGAGTTTGCAACGTTCTTCGGAGGACTTCGAGTATGTTTCTCTTCTGACTGAGGCATATGGGAAGGATACACCGGTAGAAAGATTGGCATATGTAACAATTTTTAGTATCACCCCTTACGCTTCTGCCGTGGGCCGTACATACAAGCCTTTTAATCCTTTACTTGGAGAAACTTTTGAGTTATCACATCGTGGATTTAAGTTTATTGCGGAGCAAGTTGCACATCACCCACCAATTTGTGCATTTCATTGTTCTAGTGATGAATTTGAGGCCTATGGAACGACGAACGTAGTCATTAATTTTACTGGAAAAGCTATTGAAGCTAATATCCTTGGCCCATTCCTTGTTAATTTGAAGTTAGATAGTGGGCTTGAGAAATACAAATTACAGCGTTGTTATCTGATTATACACAATATaatttttggaaagatGTGGATAGAGATCGTTGGAACTTCAATTATCAAAAATGTCACAGATGGAGCCTTTTCAGTTGTTCAATATTTGAAAAAGGGCTGGTTTGATAAAGAAATTCACAAGATTCGGGGCTTGGTTTTCGACAAGTATGGTTGCCCACACTTTTATTTGTCTGGAATATGTAGCAAGTATATTTTTATGGAAAAGGTTTATCCCCAGGCTTCAAAGACGAGCAGGAAGATATTACACGAGGATGGCACTCTTAACTTCAATAAATCGCTTtacaagaatgaggaagatgCATGGGATGCCTTTGTTAATGAAATTGATTGGAACAACATAAATGTAGTCCCTAATTCTAAGCGCCAAGTTTGGAAGCCAAATGTACGTCCACCAGGTAATGAACAGTATTATGGATTTGGATACATAACCATGGAGCTCAATGAGCTTTCGGATGACTATAACCCAGACAAGGGTGCAGTAATGCCAATTACTGATTCTAGGTTTAGACCAGATCAGAGAGCTTATGAGAATGGAAACATTGATTTTGCATCCGCTGAGAAGCGCAGGCTGGAAGAAAAACAGAGGGCTGTAGCAAAGAGCAGAACAAATAGCGATATATCGTATAAGCCAATGTGGTTTGATAAAGTCATTGATAAGACCACAAATCAAGCCAATTGGATATTCAATGTAAgtttcatattttacataCAATGCTTTTAGAATAAATATTGGGAGAAGAAACTTGATGGAACAATCAACGACGGCGTACCTGACATTTTTGGTTCATGTTAGATTTTACATGAGTTTGCACTCGATAATCAATGAATATCGTCTTTACTTGATAAACTATTCTAATTCTTGTTTTTTGTTCTCTGTACATAAAGTGGTGAGGTCTTCCTGTGATGTCTGACTCCGTGAGGTTGAAGAAGAACCTTCGATGTAAAGTATACTCGTTTGCGAGTAAATTTGAGTATTTGGACGAAAATGGACCGATAGGACGGTCTATGAAGGAGAAAATAAGCTCCACGGTTGATCGATTGGAACGCGCTGTCAAACTTTCCGAGAATTTGATCCTTTTAGTTCTTGGACAACCATATTCTGGCAAATCTTTTCTAGTAAAAAATTCCTTGAGACAACTTTTAGGTAGATGTGTGAAGCCCGAGTCTCTTACCGATGGTCCTTCCATAGGTCAGACAAAAATAATCGAGCTTTACACTCATGACTATAAGGACGATGTAAAGTGTATGAAAGACTTATTAATGCAACTAGAAAGTTTGACCGGTGCCCAGACGGTGAAGGGTGTTGGCCACTTGATTTCGGAGATGCAAAAGAGAATGTTGCACTGCCTAACCTATCTCAAAAGGAACGGAATTTATGTGATCATAGTTATAGATGGCTTAGAGAGATTCACAAGGGGTATTTATGACTGTAGTTCAACTACTGGATCGTACTCGAAAAGACAGGGTctcttgtactttttggGAGATTCGATGCAGTTGAAGGATACGGCCTTTTCTTTGCTTTGCATAACGTCTGATTTGAGAACGTCTGATAGATTTGAGAAGCGTGTAAAGTCTAGATTTGTGCATGAGACGATTTACTGTCATAATGATGCGGATATACAATCGtactttgatgaaaatTTAACGTCAAAGAACCTAGTTCCGGGTTGTAATGTAGGAATAAATAAAGATAATATGGTACGCTTGTTTCTGGTCTTGCATTATGCTGTAGGTTGAAATGAATCAAGAAAGTCTGTGCGGCACAGATTTCTCCTTTTTTGTAAATACCGCTTCCATCGCATGCTTGCTATCAAATGACAAAGaatttgaagaaaataGTACTATAGATATAAGCGAAAATTTCCCAAAGAAAGGAAGGGTACGTTGGAGTTTGGATTTAATGAGTATACAGATTTCGGAGGATTGcatcaatattttcaaacAGCTCAGCTTACCAGAGCATTACATCTTGACGTCTTTAACACGTTTACACTGTAGAGGAGTATATCCTCAGACGTTTATAAGCATTCAGAACGATTTGAAGGAGTTGGTTCACCTTTACCCTCAGGAGAAGCATGCAATTCCTCATCAACGGGTCGGTCTTTCACTTGTATTTTACAACTTTATAGGCTCTTAGAAGGGTGTTTTTGCATTTGGTGAGCATTGGGCTTATAGAATGGGTAAATTATTCTGAGAATAACGTGTCAAATGTGAGAGTCCGTCTATCTTCAAACGACGTATCTGGCACAAGTTTACCGTGCAGATTCGCCAATTATAAGACGTAAGCCTTTTAATTTGATTCACAGCTTTCAGGTATCTCGAGTTACAAGACCACAATGTCCTTCCTACCCATTTGTCCCAGTGGCTCTCGTTAGCAACAAGGACACTGTAGCATACCCaattttaccatcagtTATGTATACTAGTAGTCTATACACAACAACAATGTATTATTCGTTTATTTAGTCGCATTTTCAATGAATATCCTCTCGAAGGGCGAAGCAATTTCGAACTCTGCCGCTCTGGAACTGGTGAGGGATACACTCGCCAAATTTAAAGCgagagaagaaaaggaaaccAGTAATAGCACAAATTTCGCATTTAGTACAGAGGAATCTACAACAACTCGCAAGGGTCATCGAAATAACGACTCGAATGTAATTGATGAGGAGCTTTGGAAGCTCAAGGTCAAGAAACTGAATGAATTTTGTATTAATAAAGCAGATAAGTCGGAATGTATCCATAACCACGTTTTATTTTTGGAATCGGTTGAAAAGTATCTCTCTTGTGCCGACAAAAACTAGTGATTATGTCTATTTAGGCATGAATTTGATATAATACAGTTGgatttgtatattttactTATTTTGTATCGACGAATTGCCAGCTTCCAGTGCTTTTGATTCCACGCTTGGACTTGTCTGTCACGAGTTGAACGTGTTGAAAGCGTAACAAGTTACACCATTTGTCTTTAAGTTGCAGAGCAGTTTTTTTGCCACTAAAGTACATTTTCGAGAAGAAGCTCCATTTTCCGGTTCCGTGTTGGTTTATGGCATCGACTAGGGTACGTTCTTCCATCTTTTTCCATCGGTTATACTTTGTACTGGTTGTTATTTTTTCTCCTCCGTTCATGCTTTCATGCGATCGTAGTGTCATTCTAGTAATTGTAGTTGGATTTGATGCCCTGCGAAGTGGAGATGTTTTTACTGGAGTCATAGCCTCTGTTTGATTGGAGGTGGTTGATTCTTCCCTGGGTACCTCTGGAAGGTATACCATTAGTTTCCTAATTCTTTGATCTCTGTGAAGTGACAGATTATTATTGTATGGGTACTTGCAGAGCTTCTGAGTCGCGAAATTGCTAGAATTAAATGTTAGTTTGAGGATTGGGTTCTCCAAGAATGTCGGCTTCGGGCATATCTTGTTACATATGGAACCAAATTTGCATAGATCTTCAATCCATTTAGAAATAAAATCCTCAATTGTAATATTAAAATCTAGGGTattaatatttaaaatatctcCTTTGTCATAATTTAGACTTGTTTCAAAATTGAAGTCCCGTTCGGACATATTGCTGCTTGCCAACGTTTGATCAAACGCCTCATGCTCATTGTTTATTACTAAAGGTTCATTATCCGATATAGCAGGTTCTACTGTATTTTCCTCTTCGTCGTCAGAAGTTTCTTTGCGACAAAGGATTTCCTTTAGGGCATTTTGACATTTAATATGAACATTTTGCTTATAACCGTTGCAGTTTTTGCAAAGTGTATCCAACATTTTTGCATTTGGTTCTTTTTCTAGTGAATCATTTCGGCTGATGTCCGGTTGTGATTTTTCCAATGATGTGCGTTTCACAGCATGGTTGTTATTGCAGAGATTATGTAAGTATGTTTGTGTCAGGTTAATACCTTCAGTGTTTAAAATGATTAAATCGACGAGTGTTGGACTCAATTTAAAATGGTGGACTAATCTGCGAATATTCCTAAGCAGGATGATCAAAAACAGAATGGAAATATGGGTGTAGCACCTAGCTTTTTGCGCAAGCACATAAAGAGCCCTTTCATAAGAACGTAAATAGCTGAAACATGTGTCAGACATTGttccatcttcttcaatAGCCATCCCTCTTCCAATGGAGCCACTTGTTGGATGGATAAGAAAAGATTTTATTACGTAGTTCTCTAGCTCATAAAAGGCAAATTCATATGCAGATTCAGATTTTACCTTGATTTTTTTCTTCGTTGATCTTGAGTGACTTAAAAAATGATGTATATGCCATCGTTTTGCATTAAGCTTCGAGCGTTCTTTTTGGGACAAACTTGCAAATTCTCCTCTAACTTGTGCAGaagttttaaaatataaCCTCTTATGTTCCAATAGTTTGTCTACATTCCTGACATTACGATCGATTTCAGAGTTTGATGGATCAGAACTTATGGAATTAGTCATTCCGTTTCTGCGTCTAGATAGGTTTAGGGATGAGGAAATTAAAAGTTGTTCGGATGATAACAACATGTATGAGAGGTAGTCCAGGTTCAAAAGTCGTAATGACGCATTGTCAAGTTCTTTCGGAGAAGCAATACTTGGAAGACGTTCATGGTCAAGAACGATTTCTTCTCCGGAAGAATCACACACCTTTCCCTCTTCCATGATATCTtctttgtatttataatattAAGACCCGGCAGAATGTGTGATACTTTCTATTCCACTATTATCAAATTAAGCATCACGACAACGAACTATTCAACAGATACATGGAGATAATTAGCCATTAAAACAATGTTTTTTGGAGTATAAAATAGTTTAGTTGTGAATAACTATGAAATTTGTACAGCGAGGCTCCATCTGGTGTGGATTCCATAAAACACTATAATTTTCACATAAATGTGCTGGCTCCGGTGGATAATTTACATTGTAAATTGCACTAGACATTTACTCTTGATCATTTATTAGCTAGAAGGTAGCTACACATGACTCCAGTTCTAGAGATTTAGCTCCAACTCCCAAGTGAACACAATTGCCATACTATATCATCAATACATATTAATACAACAGAAACTTTAAAGATATATTAAACAGTACATTGCTGGGATGATAGTAGAACACTACTGCATTTGGTATTCGGATAAGAATTCGTCAATCTTGTCGCAAACAATTGATTTgtatttttccatcatatCCTTTAGGAGTTCAGAATGTTCCGGTTTTATTGTTGACTTGTACTTGACAGTTATGTAATCCTTCCATGTTTTTCCTACTTCTTTCTCACTGGATATCTCCCTCAATGTCAAAACTCCTACGATTGGATATTAGTTTATACAAAACAAACCGTTATAGTTTGAAATATGAGAGCTTTCTGCACTATCAGCTGCTGGACCTGATCCTACGCTTGTATCTATGGTTATCTCTACGTTTAGAGTACAACTAAGATCGAACAGATAACGTCTTGTTCCCCGGATAAAGGCTATCTGTGCGTCACCGTCAACTCCTTCCACAGATGTTGGTTTTATACTGCTTTTATACATCATTCCAGCAAGTTTTTGCAATTTGTTCATGTCACTTTCGCTATCAAGATTGTCCAAGTTGATCTGAAGTAATTAGACAATCATATAATCAAAACTCACATCGTTAAACATTTCCACTATATTTTTGCTTCCCTCTACATTTGGTTCATTGGTATAAGAAGCGCCCAttatatattcttcaaACTTCTTTTTGCACCAACTTGTCATATCTGGAAAGAATTATTATTTGTTTGTGTATACAAACCCTTTTCCTCGTAGGTGGTACCTTGAGAATTCCATGAGGATATGGAACGCTTCAGGTAATCCTGATCCTTGGAGTTCACGTCAACTTTTTGGGGTGCCACATTAACTGTACTTGTAGCCGCTGTTTGGCTAGAGTTTTTTTCAATATCGGACCTTTGTTTACCGAAGTAGCAGTATCCCATTTTCTTTGTTTCGCTGATAATtttttcatcctcttcatcGAATTCGGGTGTTTCATCAACATCTACCGATTTCTTTGTTGTTTTTtcgtcttcttccttcaccTTTTTGGTCCTCTCAACTTCTCTTTTTGcctcttcctcttgttcGTGCTTTTCCCAGGCCTCAAAATCCATTTCAGTTTCACC
This region of Theileria equi strain WA chromosome 1, complete sequence genomic DNA includes:
- a CDS encoding hypothetical protein (encoded by transcript BEWA_021440A) is translated as MVKREVKVNDTPDESSPSGDPVVEESLILLDFPEFHSTCLFNDSSFEPALEENSFGTLHKITNCSFNKIDIGGIDTKTPMCILNDHIPFSGTHMKNGLTYVLIDKDSLQLSEDETKIDSGSTEEKSVWYTRNCVEFTAKL
- a CDS encoding oxysterol-binding protein, putative (encoded by transcript BEWA_021450A); translated protein: MPSQHKKKYIHEGWIHKWTNFIGSWRPRYFMLEPDYLMYSVEKGGIIKESFLLSNCEIRLCPDDPVRFDIEVIGTGLLCLRTDTSAEKHKWYASLKKAKSLSHPSYQKLVSTSNIYSLKRLIGRSQAPVPKEATSEPLSRSASIGDKKPESKQSETGPLKIESVKQRLLSESSIVEGNFEAKDTDESIDFSDLFIKTSVGREPKTPLSCIVDNTTSFDDISSKVLGELELISSRESVKHINTFRVLIKEYCSSIKQLYLEEMRSRDDLEQSMLLMSEQQTVSDEKDGSDPALELSSSIENNFSLKADEAASVRSDSFNQASSTDEFYECEDVRPSTKRSDTTSSSDSVSSLPKVEEKPVEKPKEEPKPPVTVVPIKRRTKLPHPRTELKVSIWSILKDLIGKDLSRISMPIILNEPTSSLQRSSEDFEYVSLLTEAYGKDTPVERLAYVTIFSITPYASAVGRTYKPFNPLLGETFELSHRGFKFIAEQVAHHPPICAFHCSSDEFEAYGTTNVVINFTGKAIEANILGPFLVNLKLDSGLEKYKLQRCYLIIHNIIFGKMWIEIVGTSIIKNVTDGAFSVVQYLKKGWFDKEIHKIRGLVFDKYGCPHFYLSGICSKYIFMEKVYPQASKTSRKILHEDGTLNFNKSLYKNEEDAWDAFVNEIDWNNINVVPNSKRQVWKPNVRPPGNEQYYGFGYITMELNELSDDYNPDKGAVMPITDSRFRPDQRAYENGNIDFASAEKRRLEEKQRAVAKSRTNSDISYKPMWFDKVIDKTTNQANWIFNNKYWEKKLDGTINDGVPDIFGSC
- a CDS encoding hypothetical protein (encoded by transcript BEWA_021460A) → MSDSVRLKKNLRCKVYSFASKFEYLDENGPIGRSMKEKISSTVDRLERAVKLSENLILLVLGQPYSGKSFLVKNSLRQLLGRCVKPESLTDGPSIGQTKIIELYTHDYKDDVKCMKDLLMQLESLTGAQTVKGVGHLISEMQKRMLHCLTYLKRNGIYVIIVIDGLERFTRGIYDCSSTTGSYSKRQGLLYFLGDSMQLKDTAFSLLCITSDLRTSDRFEKRVKSRFVHETIYCHNDADIQSYFDENLTSKNLVPGCNVGINKDNMVEMNQESLCGTDFSFFVNTASIACLLSNDKEFEENSTIDISENFPKKGRVRWSLDLMSIQISEDCINIFKQLSLPEHYILTSLTRLHCRGVYPQTFISIQNDLKELVHLYPQEKHAIPHQRVGLSLVFYNFIGS
- a CDS encoding hypothetical protein (encoded by transcript BEWA_021470A) gives rise to the protein MNILSKGEAISNSAALELVRDTLAKFKAREEKETSNSTNFAFSTEESTTTRKGHRNNDSNVIDEELWKLKVKKLNEFCINKADKSECIHNHVLFLESVEKYLSCADKN
- a CDS encoding hypothetical protein (encoded by transcript BEWA_021480A), which gives rise to MEEGKVCDSSGEEIVLDHERLPSIASPKELDNASLRLLNLDYLSYMLLSSEQLLISSSLNLSRRRNGMTNSISSDPSNSEIDRNVRNVDKLLEHKRLYFKTSAQVRGEFASLSQKERSKLNAKRWHIHHFLSHSRSTKKKIKVKSESAYEFAFYELENYVIKSFLIHPTSGSIGRGMAIEEDGTMSDTCFSYLRSYERALYVLAQKARCYTHISILFLIILLRNIRRLVHHFKLSPTLVDLIILNTEGINLTQTYLHNLCNNNHAVKRTSLEKSQPDISRNDSLEKEPNAKMLDTLCKNCNGYKQNVHIKCQNALKEILCRKETSDDEEENTVEPAISDNEPLVINNEHEAFDQTLASSNMSERDFNFETSLNYDKGDILNINTLDFNITIEDFISKWIEDLCKFGSICNKICPKPTFLENPILKLTFNSSNFATQKLCKYPYNNNLSLHRDQRIRKLMVYLPEVPREESTTSNQTEAMTPVKTSPLRRASNPTTITRMTLRSHESMNGGEKITTSTKYNRWKKMEERTLVDAINQHGTGKWSFFSKMYFSGKKTALQLKDKWCNLLRFQHVQLVTDKSKRGIKSTGSWQFVDTK
- a CDS encoding hypothetical protein (encoded by transcript BEWA_021490A); translation: MSDTSSDTVDTNVDEFATAEECVAKATSYKASGNESFKAADFSKASEHYENGITWLKKIQEHNDSQKELLSVLCSNLSASYIETSDYIKARDMATDAIKWNENNKKAYYRRARAYFNTGSLDEALNDCNHLLKEDPNDGNVRSLLARVNEKLRIAKKEQKKAFGGLFDKVGGLYDDRQLEMQNKKQKKYADYTREKREKGETEMDFEAWEKHEQEEEAKREVERTKKVKEEDEKTTKKSVDVDETPEFDEEDEKIISETKKMGYCYFGKQRSDIEKNSSQTAATSTVNVAPQKVDVNSKDQDYLKRSISSWNSQGTTYEEKDMTSWCKKKFEEYIMGASYTNEPNVEGSKNIVEMFNDINLDNLDSESDMNKLQKLAGMMYKSSIKPTSVEGVDGDAQIAFIRGTRRYLFDLSCTLNVEITIDTSVGSGPAADSAESSHISNYNGVLTLREISSEKEVGKTWKDYITVKYKSTIKPEHSELLKDMMEKYKSIVCDKIDEFLSEYQMQ